From Oreochromis aureus strain Israel breed Guangdong linkage group 4, ZZ_aureus, whole genome shotgun sequence, a single genomic window includes:
- the crb3a gene encoding protein crumbs homolog 3a — protein sequence MAACLDVLTIPGAVVGSVLLLVLSSNTVWGNGTFTQNGIQSNNSTGPNIAAIVAPTVTLGVLAIVSAFLVWLFCVVKKKRQTEGTYRPSAEEQSGARSVAAPDALKLPKEERLI from the exons ATGGCAGCGTGCCTGGATGTGCTGACCATACCTGGAGCTGTGGTTGGGAGTGTTTTACTGCTGGTGCTGAGCAGTAATACTGTGTGGG GGAATGGTACCTTCACTCAAAATGGCATCCAATCCAATAACTCTACA GGACCCAACATCGCGGCCATCGTGGCCCCTACAGTCACCTTGGGAGTGCTGGCTATAGTCTCCGCTTTTCTCGTCTGGTTGTTCTGCGTGGTCAAAAAGAAGAGGCAGACCGAAGGGACGTACAGACCAAGCGCTGAGGAGCAGTCTGGTGCACGCAGCGTTGCCGCACCAGATGCACTAAAATTACCAAAGGAGGAAAGACTCATTTGA
- the tubb4bl gene encoding tubulin beta-4B chain — MREIVHLQAGQCGNQIGAKFWEVISDEHGIDPTGTYHGDSDLQLDRISVYYNEATGGKYVPRAILVDLEPGTMDSVRSGPFGQIFRPDNFVFGQSGAGNNWAKGHYTEGAELVDSVLDVVRKEAESCDCLQGFQLTHSLGGGTGSGMGTLLISKIREEYPDRIMNTFSVVPSPKVSDTVVEPYNATLSVHQLVENTDETYCIDNEALYDICFRTLKLTTPTYGDLNHLVSATMSGVTTCLRFPGQLNADLRKLAVNMVPFPRLHFFMPGFAPLTSRGSQQYRSLSVPELTQQMFDAKNMMAACDPRHGRYLTVAAVFRGRMSMKEVDEQMLNVQNKNSSYFVEWIPNNVKTAVCDIPPRGLKMAATFIGNSTAIQELFKRISEQFTAMFRRKAFLHWYTGEGMDEMEFTEAESNMNDLVSEYQQYQDATAEEGEFEEEGEEEVA; from the exons ATGCGCGAAATTGTGCACTTGCAGGCCGGCCAGTGCGGAAACCAGATTGGAGCCAAG ttctggGAGGTGATCAGCGATGAGCACGGCATTGATCCCACCGGTACCTACCATGGAGACAGTGATCTGCAGCTAGACAGGATCAGCGTCTACTACAATGAGGCCACAG GTGGAAAATACGTTCCACGAGCCATCCTGGTGGATCTGGAGCCTGGAACGATGGATTCTGTGAGGTCTGGTCCCTTTGGACAGATCTTCAGACCAGACAACTTTGTCTTTG GCCAGAGTGGAGCTGGAAATAACTGGGCCAAGGGCCACTACACTGAGGGAGCTGAGCTGGTGGACTCTGTTCTGGATGTAGTGAGGAAAGAGGCTGAGAGCTGCGATTGCCTCCAGGGCTTTCAGCTCACTCACTCGCTGGGCGGTGGCACTGGCTCCGGCATGGGCACCCTGCTGATCAGCAAGATTCGCGAGGAGTACCCCGATCGCATCATGAACACCTTTAGCGTGGTGCCTTCCCCCAAAGTGTCCGACACCGTGGTGGAGCCTTACAACGCCACCCTCTCTGTCCACCAGTTGGTAGAGAACACAGATGAAACCTACTGCATTGACAATGAAGCCCTCTATGACATCTGCTTCCGTACGCTTAAACTCACCACTCCAACCTACGGAGATCTCAACCATTTGGTGTCCGCCACCATGAGCGGGGTGACCACCTGTCTGCGTTTCCCTGGCCAGCTCAACGCCGATCTCCGCAAACTAGCTGTCAACATGGTGCCCTTCCCCCGTCTGCACTTCTTCATGCCAGGGTTCGCCCCGCTCACCAGCAGGGGCAGCCAGCAGTATCGCTCACTGTCTGTGCCTGAGCTCACTCAGCAGATGTTCGATGCCAAGAACATGATGGCTGCCTGCGACCCGCGCCACGGCCGCTACCTGACCGTGGCGGCAGTCTTTAGAGGTCGCATGTCCATGAAGGAGGTGGATGAGCAGATGCTGAATGTGCAGAACAAGAACAGCAGCTACTTCGTCGAATGGATCCCGAACAATGTGAAGACCGCCGTCTGTGACATCCCACCCCGTGGCCTCAAAATGGCCGCCACTTTCATTGGCAACAGCACCGCCATCCAGGAGCTGTTCAAGCGCATCTCCGAGCAGTTCACCGCCATGTTCCGTCGCAAGGCCTTCCTTCACTGGTACACGGGCGAAGGTATGGATGAGATGGAGTTCACCGAAGCCGAGAGCAACATGAACGACCTGGTGTCCGAGTACCAGCAGTACCAGGACGCCACCGCTGAGGAAGGCGAGTTCGaggaagagggagaggaggaagtCGCATAA
- the LOC116317652 gene encoding zinc-binding protein A33, which produces MSLPEEDLTCPVCCDIFTDPVLLSCSHSFCRGCLKHCWDTGIRECPVCRKKASKCNPPSNLALKNVCEAVLQVRRLSSVEGEDKVNCILHGEKLKLFCLIDKQPICVVCQSSKLHKTHDCSPIEEALLDCKDELALSLKSLQEKLDNLKRINMTSNTTLTCIKSQALETQKMIKNHFEQLHQILYHEELARLAAVKKEEEEKIAGTKEKIKELSAEVTCLTETIAIIQEQLKEDDMVLLKNFKDTQDRCKSIMLGSENMSGLLIDVTKHLYNLKYRVWEKLLDHVDYTPITLDPNTAHPCLILSDDLTSLHYSKQPSVCPDNPERFHMSAEVVAMTALGSGSHHWVVETGSNHDWLLGVASMSVPRNMEISARPKNGFWTLCFRDGDLRAMTSPPSLLTVSRTPKQVKVQLDYNKGTVSFFDATDNTLLYAFTHSFTEPLFPYFYTQSSHPLRILPERVLVTMLRQ; this is translated from the exons ATGTCACTCCCAGAGGAGGATCTTACGTGCCCAGTGTGCTGTGATATTTTCACAGACCCTGTTCTGCTGTCTTGCAGTCACAGCTTTTGCAGGGGCTGTCTAAAGCACTGCTGGGACACGGGGATACGAGAGTGTCCAGTTTGTAGGAAAAAAGCTTCAAAGTGCAACCCTCCATCCAACTTGGCGCTAAAAAATGTTTGCGAGGCTGTTCTTCAGGTCAGGAGGCTGAGCTCAGTGGAAGGAGAAGACAAGGTAAACTGCATTCTTCATGGAGAGAAGCTGAAACTCTTCTGCCTCATTGACAAACAGCCCATCTGCGTTGTGTGTCAGTCGTCCAAACTGCACAAGACCCACGACTGCTCGCCCATAGAGGAGGCACTGCTGGACTGCAAG GACGAACTTGCTCTATCCCTCAAGAGCCTGCAAGAAAAGCTGGACAACCTCAAAAGAATTAACATGACATCCAATACCACACTAACGTGCATCAAG AGTCAGGCGCTGGAGACACAGAAAATGATCAAGAACCATTTTGAGCAGCTGCATCAAATCCTCTACCACGAAGAGTTGGCTAGATTAGCTGCTgtgaaaaaagaggaagaagaaaagataGCAGGGACGAAGGAGAAAATTAAAGAGCTTTCAGCCGAGGTGACGTGTCTGACAGAGACCATCGCCATCATACAggaacagctgaaagaagacGATATGGTTTTGTTGAAG AATTTTAAAGACACACAAGACCG ATGTAAAAGCATAATGCTTGGTTCAGAGAACATGTCCGGGTTGCTGATTGATGTGACTAAACACCTCTACAACCTCAAGTACAGAGTCTGGGAAAAACTCCTGGACCATGTTGATTATA CTCCCATAACCTtagatccaaacacagcacaccCTTGCCTCATCCTGTCTGACGATCTCACTTCCCTGCACTACTCAAAGCAGCCCAGCGTATGCCCTGACAACCCAGAGCGCTTCCATATGAGCGCTGAAGTGGTAGCCATGACCGCACTAGGCTCAGGAAGTCACCACTGGGTTgtggaaacaggaagtaatCATGACTGGCTCCTGGGTGTGGCCTCCATGTCTGTACCGAGAAACATGGAGATCTCTGCCCGGCCCAAGAATGGCTTCTGGACTTTATGTTTCCGAGATGGAGATCTGAGAGCAATGACCTCCCCACCCAGCCTGCTGACAGTTTCTAGAACACCTAAGCAGGTCAAAGTTCAGCTCGATTACAACAAGGGAACGGTATCGTTTTTTGACGCCACTGACAACACACTCTTATATGCATTTACACACTCCTTCACGGAACctttatttccatatttttatacaCAGAGCAGTCATCCATTGCGAATACTGCCAGAGAGGGTGCTCGTCACAATGTTGCGGCAATAA
- the LOC116317651 gene encoding G-protein coupled receptor 183-like, whose protein sequence is MDTNVSSLSSTSILTQLPLNTTAFINSTVKSFNVFDGCENLIEAIFFDLAMQCINIIVGIPANLLVIAILIHNRKEPSTSDIFLGCLAVMDAYFGAMTTVSFLNVYLWQLKEVWSAIKFSFGVKDTSGPLFLSCICLDRFVAVLFPIAFGQLKHFKYRLGLSVLVLCLTFAYSAAKMVGGLPNFEKVFTGEVLATFTWMVVCNASILWALKKSTGAGKDAMHPMKKKAFKMVLSILCIIVFNYLPLVALFPFEDYYSPDVFRCYVQPAGFAFLNISSTIQPLVYLSRLEKVPFLSESCIKKITSCFNPEKNQNPQEQNQPA, encoded by the coding sequence ATGGACacaaatgtttcatcactcagcTCAACATCCATCCTGACCCAGCTGCCTCTCAATACCACAGCATTCATAAACAGCACGGTAAAATCCTTCAATGTGTTTGATGGGTGCGAAAACCTGATAGAGGCCATTTTTTTTGACCTGGCCATGCAGTGCATCAACATAATTGTGGGTATCCCGGCCAACTTACTCGTCATTGCAATTCTCATTCACAATCGTAAAGAGCCTTCCACTTCAGACATATTCTTGGGCTGCTTGGCCGTCATGGATGCCTACTTTGGTGCAATGACGACCGTGAGCTTTCTTAATGTCTACCTCTGGCAGCTCAAAGAGGTGTGGTCAGCCATTAAGTTCTCCTTTGGCGTGAAAGACACCAGCGGCCCGTTGTTCCTCTCTTGCATCTGCTTGGATCGCTTTGTAGCTGTACTCTTTCCAATCGCATTTGGGCAACTTAAACACTTCAAGTACAGGTTAGGCCTCTCAGTGCTGGTGCTCTGCCTCACCTTTGCCTACTCAGCAGCCAAGATGGTGGGAGGGCTCCCCAACTTTGAAAAGGTGTTCACCGGTGAGGTACTGGCAACATTTACTTGGATGGTGGTGTGTAACGCAAGCATCCTGTGGGCACTGAAGAAGTCCACCGGTGCAGGGAAAGATGCAATGCACCCCATGAAAAAGAAGGCCTTCAAGATGGTGCTCTCTATCCTGTGTATCATCGTGTTCAACTACCTGCCACTTGTTGCTCTGTTTCCATTTGAGGACTACTACTCCCCTGATGTGTTTCGCTGTTACGTGCAGCCTGCGGGTTTTGCCTTTCTGAACATCAGCAGCACAATCCAGCCCCTTGTCTACTTGTCACGTCTGGAGAAGGTGCCTTTCCTCTCTGAGTCCTGCATTAAAAAGATTACTTCCTGTTTCAACCCAGAGAAGAACCAGAATCCACAGGAGCAAAACCAACCTGCTTAG